The Lolium rigidum isolate FL_2022 chromosome 1, APGP_CSIRO_Lrig_0.1, whole genome shotgun sequence region TGTTGCCAAACTCCATCATTAGACAAATCCAACTCATCTGTGCTGCTATAACTGGACTGAATATTTTTTAACTGCCCAGGATAAGAATGTGACACTCTACCTGTGGGAGATGATGACCCTACATACTCGCCCATATTTTCTTGCTTATGTGATTCTGTCCCATGCACACGAACTGTCTGGGCAGGTCTTGGCAGATCACAATTCTCGATGTTCTGCATTGCTCTTTCTGCAACCAATGAAGCAAGCTCATTCTCATCAGTGATCTGCCACCATGGTTGAGCATTTTCACCTTCTTTCCAAGAGGTGCCAGTAACAAAACTAGCCTTTGGTGGGTTCTTCGGAGGTGGAGGACCAGAACTTTTGAAATCCAGGAATTTTTCATTGTCACACAAACAGTCGCTGACGCTGAGATTTCCTCTGCACTTGAGAGGAACTTGAAAATAGCCATCAATGATCTTCAACTCCTCTGAGCCTGTCTCAGAGTAATCCTTCCAATAGTCCGTTGAAATCATCAATGGAGGCCCAAAACCATCATCACTATTGTCAGGATTTGCAGTTTCATAAAGTAATGGTTCATCATGTTTAGACTCCGGTGTTGAACCCTCCACTTCCTTTTCATCAATCTCCCTGCTGAATAAATATCGTTGGTCACTAGCAAGATCCTTCTGGATCCCGAAATTCGGCTGTAAGTGAAGCCACCATCTGATATCTTGTGGCAGATTAGAATTAATAGAATTACAACTCAAAGGCACAAAGTTGGAGATAGAACGGTCTTCTGAAGTTGAACAGTTTCCGTTGTTGGTATTATGTTGTTGCTCAGATGTTAATGGGCAGCAAGCTAGTTTGGGGGCTCTCTTTCTGTCCTCCTGAACCACACAGCGGTTTGCGGCACGTTGCCAAGCAGCCCTTGCTTCAGCAGCAGCCATTGTTTTCACTGATCACAAAACTGACAAGAGGAAAAATACTTGTCATACACAGTGGCCTACAAATTGCACgtaaagaaaaggaaaagtgTCCTATCTAAAATGCAACCACATGATCTACGCGATGTATAAATTGAGACATTGAAGAATACCAAATTACAGCCTTAAATTATTCAAGAAGTTGCATTGAGAGAGTAACATTGTTTATGGCGCCATATTTTGATTAATATAAACAGCAAACTATAATTATCACTGACTAGAAACAAGTTGTTCAAGATAGGTGACCAAACTGAACTTCATGGCAGATATATATGTGTGAAAACTTGCAGTTCATGAGATTCACGGTTACATTATGGGTCAATACTTCCTGGTAACGCTACCGCTACTGTAGAATTAACCAACTttcatttggtcaataaaattttAGAAATATCAACAATGTAAATAAAATGCCGACCTGCAGAAATTTGTTAAAACTGAACCAAACCCTGAAACCCATATTCATTGGGAAAAATGTGGCACTCTTGTATGCATTTGATTCGTACTTGGCTCTACCTTGTGATTTGAACAAGGCTCGTAAGAAAGGGCTACAGTGCAAAATAGAAAAATCTAGGAAAGGTCAACTATGTAAAATAAGAAAAACTCTACAACTTAGCAAAACTTACAATGTGAATTCCATGCATGATATATTGGACATTTTTACTCCTAGTTCACGATTTCATAATCCACAAGCACACTCGATCCTGGCAGTACCCAAAAAAAAATCCTCTCTGGAAGAGACTGGCAGTGGCACCGGCTAAACTAGTTAACTGGATAGACGAGGCTACCAAAGGAGGCACGGCTCATCATCAGCAGCAGGACCAAGAACCAAGCTTTCAGTTCTTGGGGGCTCGTCATTTCGATGAGAACCCCTGACCTCGATCAGACGAACAGCCGAAGAATCGCAACAAACAAACAAATTCCATTCCATTTCCATTAGACAGGGTACAGAGAGATGGATGGATGAGAGGTGCATACCCGGATCTGCTTAACTTCCGCTTGACACGGTGCAACGGAACTGATTAGGATAAGATCATGCGACTccggtgctggtggtggtggtggtggagactgAAGACGGCGCCACCCTGCCGGTTCTGGATTCTTGCTAAAGTTGCCCCTAGCGGCGAGGTTGGGGCGGGGATCCCTGATCCACCTGCTGCTATATGGGGCCAAGGAAACAAGGGGTGAATCCCACAGAAAAAATCCCCGCGGAGATGGCGCAAACGATGGGTGACGGGATGCTGTTGCGGACTGGACAGATAGATAGGTGGAGTGGGAGTTGGGGTTTCTCTCCCCTGTCGTTTCTTCCCTGCGGATAATGACGGCCAAACTACGCCTTTAATTATACTTTTATTTCTTGTTGCTTTGTGTCCTTTTCTACCGCTACTCTCCCTTGGTAATTAACCTCATGTATTTACCGCACAATTAAAAATGACATGCATATCTAGCCTTtggtctttgttttctgttgGTGATTTTACCTCTTCTGACTCTGTTTTCTCCTCGCCAAGCGTGTTCAGTTGTCCTGCGATCAGACGCGATAGCTTATTTAGATTTGTTGTGAAGCAATGATACATTAAGTATGTGCTTAGTGGGACTAATGATTACGGGTTTATCTGTCCCAGTCGAACTTGCTCACCTGTGCAAACAAAGCTAGCCTAAGAGAACCAAATTCGCCCTACGTATGCAAGATTTAGATTTGACTCATCACAGATTTTCAAGACCTTGTTTATCACATTACCAACATATTGTTTGTAGGGTCAAACGGTATCAGCCGATATACGATGAATTGATTTTTTTTCATAACAGATTTTCATTGTACTAGTTCTGTACATGTTAAATGGGATTTGCTAGATGAGAACTAATCTAAGTTAGTTTTCAATCGACTAGACACACCATAATTAAATAGGTTTCCTAAAAAAATGACAAATATTGCCTTGTTTAAAAATAAAGGGTTTCTTGGGATCGGGCATCTACAAAATTAGGGTCCTAAAAACTActattaggctggccatagtgctagtatcttaggtagtatcatgcattttaggctcacaaaaatgctgatgtggcatctaattaatgagTTGAGATAAAATTAGAGTAACATATGTggatattgtatcatagcgcacgttacgagaaaaactaatgctaaatagatcttaggctggtcatagtggtaagtatcatgtagtagtatcatgcatatgatatttgtgtatgatactatctctatagtgggtagtatcatagagtagtatcatagctatgctatatttattgttttttagaatctcaatgcaaatttgtgtacaagatttgtttgacattaaattttcttgtgatatgtgctatgatacagtatccacctatgttactctaatcctctctctcctccttaattagttgccacatcatcatttttgtgggaccaatatgcatgatactagctatgatactagcactatggccagccttatacacacattttgtattgggattctacaaaataataaatttagaagattatgatactactctataataccacccactatagtgatagtactatagacaagtatcatatgcatgatactacaatatgatactatgcactataacGAGCCTTActactactccctctctcacatttattaggcgtgcgcgtatctctaggtcgtaaatttgatcaagttagcattagttatatgttataaaaattatatcattagaaagtttagatgttctattttctattgaaataatttttacattatataatttaaattatatatgtcAAATTGACGACCTAGGAATACggagaagactagtaaactgagacggagaaAATACTATTTATTGTTTCGAGAAGAATCTGAATCTATTATAAGTTAAGAAGAAGTACACAACACTCTAAATATAATATAAAAAATACATCAAGGTTCTTGAACCACCTAACAACCGCTATCGCCGCCAGAACGAGCCGCCGACACGCCGCTGTCGTTGCAGCCCTACCGAAGTCGACATGACATTGATGATGACAGGCGGGAAGTCTTCGTGCATGTGCCCCTAAGGACAAACGCCCCAGAGTCGAGGTCATCACCATTTAACTCTTCAATTGATCTGAACCTTTCAACACAAAACATGGAACGCGCGTAGACTGAACGAGATCCGCCACTCCATGGAAGTAACGACAAGACGAATGTCGGCCCTCCTCAACGCCATCAACGAGATCGCCAGCGACGAGGTGGATGAGGAGGGTAGTATACATTATTCTTTTCTTGCACAGCGACACCATAGTCATCATAATGTCGATGTCGGTTGAGCAATCTCTAACTTTAGAGATCCTACTGCAGCGCCGAGCACAGGCCGAGGTCCCCACTCCCTCTTGCCGCTGGAGCGACAAGCAAAGGAGGCAGAGACACCTCGATTCACGGTCGAAAACAGGGCAGATAGCAGCTGCTAGGGTGGAACCCTAGGCACCACCTTTCTTTTGAGCTATATACATTTGTAGTCCCACAACTTGCGTGAGATGTGCAAACTAATCCCAACTTGTAAAATGGGGTACCCTAGTCCCACAACTTGTATTGATGTGCAAAAGCTGGTCCAACTGGAGCAGCCACGTGAAGATGTCTTTTTTGCAAAAATAACCTTGCATGTTTATCTATTGAAATGTGTCCACAATTCTGGCTTACCATGCCGAGGTCCCCACTCCCTCTTGCCGCTGGAGCGACAAGCAAAGGAGGCAGAGACACCTCGATTCACGGTCGAAAACAGGGCAGATAGCAGCTGCTAGGGTGGAACCCTAGGCACCACCTT contains the following coding sequences:
- the LOC124684558 gene encoding uncharacterized protein LOC124684558 translates to MAAAEARAAWQRAANRCVVQEDRKRAPKLACCPLTSEQQHNTNNGNCSTSEDRSISNFVPLSCNSINSNLPQDIRWWLHLQPNFGIQKDLASDQRYLFSREIDEKEVEGSTPESKHDEPLLYETANPDNSDDGFGPPLMISTDYWKDYSETGSEELKIIDGYFQVPLKCRGNLSVSDCLCDNEKFLDFKSSGPPPPKNPPKASFVTGTSWKEGENAQPWWQITDENELASLVAERAMQNIENCDLPRPAQTVRVHGTESHKQENMGEYVGSSSPTGRVSHSYPGQLKNIQSSYSSTDELDLSNDGVWQQHETNNAYRSGHAEPESKQKCSNPSERAQLLEALRHSQTRAREAEMSAKEMYNEKDDAMQLLLRQASHLFACKQWLKILQLENICLQLKHKHKGHQIATLIKELPWLALTEKPVPDQESKDWTKRKSKRQKKGGGFCDALLFAFGLGLAGAGLLLGWTLGWLLPML